One Deinococcus humi genomic window carries:
- a CDS encoding cupredoxin domain-containing protein: MRGTAVLLLGALLSGCSAGYRERNAYAIDLTDTGLFAPATLRIAPGASVTFHNAGVQPREVYYHAGDVVTRQSRPPGAPNLTPDTAQPANAAPWRSGTLYPGESWTHAFTEPGAYVFESPYAAGFAGNPSTQSDRYGNQQGQQTRYTNDNPRQVAAGVITVVSGEASAPADSAPIRTPAAPPGGDD, from the coding sequence ATGAGGGGAACTGCCGTGCTGCTGCTGGGGGCGCTGCTGAGCGGCTGCTCGGCGGGCTACCGCGAGCGCAACGCTTACGCCATCGACCTGACCGACACCGGTCTATTTGCCCCGGCCACCCTGCGGATCGCGCCGGGTGCCAGCGTGACCTTCCACAACGCCGGCGTCCAGCCGCGCGAGGTGTACTACCACGCCGGTGATGTCGTGACCCGCCAGAGCCGCCCCCCCGGCGCCCCGAACCTGACGCCGGACACCGCGCAGCCTGCCAACGCCGCGCCGTGGCGTTCGGGCACGCTCTACCCCGGTGAGAGCTGGACGCACGCCTTCACCGAGCCGGGGGCGTACGTCTTCGAAAGTCCCTACGCGGCGGGCTTCGCCGGCAACCCATCCACGCAGTCGGACCGCTACGGCAACCAGCAGGGCCAGCAGACCCGCTACACCAACGACAACCCCCGGCAGGTGGCGGCGGGCGTGATCACCGTGGTCTCCGGGGAGGCCAGCGCCCCCGCCGACAGTGCCCCGATCCGCACGCCCGCCGCGCCGCCGGGCGGAGACGATTGA